A stretch of DNA from Tigriopus californicus strain San Diego chromosome 11, Tcal_SD_v2.1, whole genome shotgun sequence:
TGTTGGGTAGGGGAAATCCCTATGATGAAGTGCACAAAGTTCGCCCATAGTGCCCAGGTTTAATTTCCCTTGTTCATTGGTAACACGATTTGACTAAATTAGGGTAAATCTTACTATTGCttgggatatttttttttattaacgCCGCCCCAAAATTTAAAGCCGGTAGAATATTTTGATGAATATAATTGATTACTATCCATTGTAACGTACCATGTTCATGAAGTTCATGAAGCCCGTAAACATTTCATCGGCTTAATTCAACGTCAAATATCTAGTAGTAATGTATGGTTGAAGCAAATTAGACGGGAACATGTGTTATTTCATGTTATATCATACAATCAGTATAACTTGATTATTACTAATTTGATCGGCAGTACTATGAGCAAGTACTGATGTCAACTAGGATATATCACAttcaaatcttctttattgTCATTCAGCAAAAGTTCAACTTGAAACGAAATACGAACCATTTCGCGCTCCATTTTGCTTGAACTGTTGAGGTAAACACAATGTGTCCGATTTTGATTCGCAGATTGATGACCACAGAAGGTGGAATCATCCAGGCCTCGTTCATCAATGCCGAAGAATCTAACATTCTTTTCGATGTCTACGAGTACAATATGAAGCCTTTAGGACCTGAGGCATTTGTAAGAAATACCAAAGAGGGCTTGAAAGCCATCTTAGACGACAAGGAGATGGCTTAtttttattccatggaatCCATCAACGCCTTGAACGAGTACCATTGCAAAACGATCCCGGCTTGGATCACAGACTACCCGGGATTACTCTCTTATGCCCTCCCCAAGAAGAGTCCCTACACCAAGTTCATGTACTACAAGATCCTCAATTTGCTAGAACGAGGCAAACTAGCCATCTTCAAGAAGCGTTGGAAGTCCAATCTCCCCGAATGCACACCCAATCGAGTGGTCAGTTTGGGATTCCAAAAGATCTTCACCTCTTTCCTCCTGGTTGTCTTGGGAGCTATCCTCGCGTTCCTCACGTTTCTAGTGGAGCTCATGTGGGCTCCCAAACACCATCGGAAAGAGGAAGATCCATGGACTCGTTCTCAGAGAGACGCTTTGAGACAACTGCAGTTGgtgattttgaacaaagacgAGCTGCTTCATGACCGAGATTACTTGCTCTATGAATTGGAGGAAGTTCTTATCAAATTGAAGACGACCAAATTTCGTGAGCTCATTTACGAGAAATAACGAAGCAAGCCATGGGACATCGGTATCACTTTCCTGGGTATTTAATTTCTCTATTTGTATGATGTACATTAGATGATTAATTGAAATACGTACTCTTAATAATTATCATGGTTACTTCTACAGCAACGTAAGTATAAGAAGATCAGTTAAGAATCAAGGAGAGAACTCGTATTTCCACCGAATGAAGACCAAGAGTAGTCGAAGTAAAAAAGTTCAGTAAAGACGCTTAAAGGAGTTGAAAACGTGGTTTTATACACAGGATTCGATAGACCCAGTCCATTAGGTGGTCATCTTCATTTGGGAGCGTGTTCGATATCCCTTGAACGCCGCTTGGATCTTCGTTGCGGCCACTTCCACCAAAGGGTCATTCAAGTCAATGTCTGAAATGAGATTAGTATATAACTTATAGCAACAAGCATGTGAACCGCTGCGTTGTTGGGAACCGGAAAATCTAGTTCTCGAGCAATTGGAGAGAACCGCATTTTATatgacttgaaaagaaaaatgttcaaccTTCACTCGCTACTTTGAGTTACGTGTTTCGAATTTGATCAAGGTCACATATTGCCAAGAGGTTGAGAAGGCCTCAAAAAGCAGCTCACAAAGATTGCACCAAAGCTTCCTGGCTTCATGGGCAATGCAAGTTTGAAAATCGGGCCTTATTATGTacgagaggagaggaataCCTATAAGGCAACCAAAGATGACTTGgaaacacatttcatttctttttgattcTTATTTTAAAGCGAAGTTTGATTTCCCTTACAACAGTTCTGCTTTGAAACCGAAAGCTCGATCAGGGGAGGCACATTAAAATCTCCTGTTTCGACCCTTCAAAAGTACTCAGCCGGATCCAGATCGATCAAACCCTTGCACGTTTTCCTATCATAATTCGTGCCAAGCTATCTTTCACATTATGATTCGTATTGGTGGTAACTAACCAATGGCAGGAGGGGTATCTGCCTTCGCAGGTGCTGGATGAATGCTATCTTTCACGGGTTCGATGATATTCTCGTTggcaaaattggccaattgcGAGCCCAAGCCCATGATTCCTTTGGGCGATTCGTCTGGGCTCATCTTTAAGTTATCGCTAGTCTCACTACCACTATCCTTGGAACTCTGATCATTATCTTCCTGACGGTCGAGAACCTCATCTAGTTGATCAGCATCATGCTCTTGGTCGTCACCAAAAACGGCACGATGACTGATATCATCCGCATTTGTGTCGGTGGTAGACACGGACAAGACATCCAAGGGTCGAACCAAAGCATCGGACCCTCCTTGGTCCCGAGCAACTTGCTCATAGGCTTTCCTTTGGGCTTCCAGTGGGTCAGAAATctcgtcttcgtcttccaCTGACAGACCTTCTTTGGAATGATCGGGCTGTGCCATTTCGTTTCCAATCGGAGATACGGATTTGGGAGACATGGATTCCTTTTGAGCATCATCGAGAAGGTCCATGACTTGGGCTTGATTTTGGGCCGAGGTGGACAGTTCTGGTTCCAAAGGGCTTCTCCGTGCATCAGCCATAGTCAAGTTTTCTTGAGAAGGCGATGGTGATGGAGATTTTTTCTCGAGAACGCTCAGATCGTGTTCGTCATGCTTCTTTTCCAACAGATCTTGGAAGGGATCAGTAGGGCTGGAAGATTTGGGTTGAAGGTCATCCACTTTGATTTcactctccttctcctcctccggCTTCTTTTCTTCGGCTTTTTCACCTTCATCCTTCTCATGATCACTGTCGTTTTTGTTGGTAAAATGTCCCATGATATCATCTTTCATCTCTTCGAGCTTGTCTCCAATtttggagaaggaaaaaggcTCCTCAGAGGCCTTGGCTGTCTCTGGCTCTGGCTTGTCTTCATCGTCACTAGAATCTCGAGATTTTGTAGGAGAATCCGAGGGATTAACGAGGCTATCGGGAAGAATTTCTTTTGCCTTCTCGACATTGGAGGTGTATTCTTCTTTTAATTGCTCCATTACGTTAGGCTCGAAGGTGTCCGAATTTCTGTTGGGGATATGTGGCATGTCCTCCAGAATAGTTTTGGATTCCTGTTCGGGTGACATGCTCTTAGGTGGGGTTCTTTCCTTCTCAAAAGATGCCTCGAAATCGTCTTCGACGACTTCCCGCTTCTTTCGAATCAAGTCCTCCTGATCTTCCATACAATCATCGTCAAAGTCGATCGGATCAGACTTAGCGGAGGTTTCCTCTGTCTTATGTTGAATGTCAGAATAAGCATCATCTTTTTGATGGCCATATTGGGCCTCCGTGGACTCTGACTGTTGCTCAATGACAGGGATCACTACATCCTCTTGCTCAGGAGGCGAGGATAGAGGCTGCTTTGGAATCTCGTCGTCCAACAAGTTATGGTCTTTGAACCGCTCTTCCAATTCTGGTTCTTTTTCAGGTTCGGGCTCAAGACTAAGGCCGGCGGAATGTCCATAATGTCCTCGTGATTCCTCTTCGGCAGGCTTGGTCAATGGCTCAGGATCCACCTCCTCATTGTCTGATTCTGATTCTGATGGAGAGTCTTTGGCGTTAAATTGCTCCTTGAGAGCACTGAGAGAGGCTTCAGCTTCAGCTGGGATGGGATCACTTCCAAAGAACTCTGCTTCCTTTTCCACAGGAGATTCTCGCTCCGGCAAATGTTCGACTACCTCAATAGGGGACGGTGGGCGGATCATTGGCTCTGGTGTATGCTTGGCTTCCTCGACAGGAGTCGAAGGTCGGATTTCTGATTCTGGGGTACTCTCGACAACCGGAATAGGAGTTGGAGATTGGATCTGTGGTTCTGGCACATGCTCGCTTTCCTCCTcatcttgttgttgttgttgttgatccTCTTCCTCCATGGGCGAAGGACTACGGACCTCTTGATATTGAGGTGGTGCAGCTGCATCTTCCAATATGGCCTCTTCTGTTTCATCGATTACAGGCTCTGGAGGCAGAGGTTTGTCGTAGAACGAATCCAAAAGTGCCTCTTGAGGAGGAGATTGACTTGAGACCTGCGGAGCTTCGGGCTGTTCCGGTGACAAGGGACGAAACTGGATTGGGATGGATTTGTTGATGATTTCAGAGACGAAACCGCCGATCACGCAAAGAATAAACGAGATGATAAAGTTATCAAAATAGCCACTAAGAAGCCAGAAGACTCCAAATAAAAAGGTGTAGACATGCCAAGGTCGGACGCAATCGGTCTTGACCTCCATGGTTACTAAGTAGTGGTTTGTGCCTTCTGTTGATATGCAAGATCGTTATAGATGGATTCTCTTTGCTTCTGATTAGGCCATAACTAAccataaaaataaaatctttCCTCGCCTCTCTCACAACAGATGCTTGGACAAGTTGAACGAACTTTCGTGACACGTTTTCCCCCTCTGTTAATTGCAGTAGTGTAGAGTAGAGTATTGAGAAGTGGAAGAGGAACGGAAGTAGTGAGGTAGAAAAAAACTACTGCGACAACTTCTTCTCCCACTCGATCCTGCGAGTCAATGACTAGCATTGGCATCGAATTTTGCCCTTCACTCAGTCTCAGCCGCTCAAGTACGGTAACTTCTGCAGTCCATACTACGATGGACGATCGTACCGAGGCATTACACCTACATACAGCACATTTTAAAGAAGTGAGTAGTCAGAAAAGCGAGTTGAACAAGCAGGCAAAATCCCCGGCGAATCCAGACCTCAGAAGTCAGAGAGTGAACAACTAAGCATGAGAATCTAAAGAATTTCCCTTCTTCTATGGGCTTGATTTTTCCAAAGTGGagtgttcatttcaaaatcaaataggTCATTCATCTGGGGGCTTAAACCCATGAATGACAAGATTCGTTATTCCGATTCGACCTTTTCATGCAAATGATCGGTCTTCTTGCCTAGCTCTACAAGTAAAACGGCGGTGGTGTCCACGCCCCTTTCTGTCCCAATGAATGGCCGACCTGTCTCCCAGTCTTGGACATTACGTAAAGCGCGTGCACCTAATGAGAAGCAAAGAGTGTACCAAGTTAGCGTGACGTCAAACCACGTGGAAGTAGAGCACTTTAGTTCACTTTTTGAAGGATAGTTTTGATGATTGTGGTCGGTGTTTTTTGAGGTGTGGCAACTGAGCAGACTCAACGTGGATAGAGAAAGAGCCTGATACGTAAGCTGTTGGAGGGCCTGAGCGACAATCTCACAATGCGAGTGTGCAGATTTGTTCCCGGAAATTGTGAGAATGATGCGAATTTTCACACTCGACACCAATCTCCCCGACACTTGGGAAATCTCACTTCAGCTCCAGATAAGCACTATGATCTTGTCACCTCTTTCGTAGATCTCTCTCGCTGTGAAGTCGGTCTTTTTCAAGCCCTAGCAAGGCCAATGAGGGAAACTGAGCGGCCAATGGGGAAAATTTCACCACCCACCCAACCGGGCTGGCCAAAAAGACAGGAGACGGGCGAATCGAGGAGGACtgaggagagggggggggcaACTAAGTAACGCCCGGGGAATGAGGAGGGAAAGCTGCCGCTGAGGCTCTCAATTCGGTCCAATGAAGCCTTTTCAGTTACTTCTCTGCGATAGACGGCTAGGAGCTCCAGGGGAAACGGAAAGCTTTCTTCCTCACCGGGGAAGGAATCTTTCCTCGTGCGATGGCCGATGAAGGCTGGAGGGAGGGACAGGCCAAGCTCAATGTGCGTGCGTGACCATGGCGTGACAGACAGCTTGAAACCGCTTGAGTTGAAGAAGCCCAGCCCACACAATGGGGAACAGGAGAGATATTACCAACGGCGAGAAAAGGCCAGGCAGAAAAGGGCGGGGGATGCAGCGGTACTCGAGGACGATCTTGTACTGACTCCTGAGGTTcagctcactcactcactcactcatcaGTGACTGAGGGACTGAGTCAGTGTTCTCTGTGTTCTCGGAAGAGCCGGtgacacactcactcacttcgaTTCTGCTCTCACGATGACCAGGAGAGGAGATGAAATGCAATTGGAAACTCGTTTATGAATAATGATCGACTAGCAACCCGTTCACGTTGAAATCATCGACGACATTGGGTGGCTGGAATTGTTGCTTCGTATGTTGGCAGCAAGCACCTTGCAACTACTGGCAGTGCCACCGCTCGATCTTGTATGAAGAACATTCAATCCAAGGGATTCTTCCACTCCCGGCCAAGGTCCCGGCGAATACCAGGCGGGCCGGGACACGTCCTCCTCGGGCTGGCAGGCCCCTATGAGACTTTAAGATCCCCACGCTTTGAGCTTGAGCACTGCCATGCATCCGTCTCGGTCCCCGGACAGTTCCTAGACGGATCCATACGTGGATGGAGTCAATTACGAGCCGGCATTTTAAAGCGCTCCCCCGGGCGTGATGGCTGGTTGCGCTCGCTttgcatgatgatgatgatgccaacGGCCGCGTCGGCGGCTCGAAAAACAGTCCAGAAGCAACAACCATGTGGCGGTTAGGCTCGATCTCGATGATACCACCTACCTATCTaccctacgtacgtacgtacgtatgtacacaTCTATGCTCTACACCGGTCGAGCAAGGCAGGAAGGAAGGCGGTGAGCTACCGTTCGATCTACCCTTCTTGAGTAGCTCGCTCGATAGACGGACTCCCTTTGTGTTCAGTTTGATCATGAGCGAGGAATGAAGGTCCTTGTCTGACGACTTATTTAGATTTAGATCCTACAACCGCTCTTTTAAACAACGCAACCCAGTGGGTGTACCAATCTGACGgcttgatttgttttcttgtaGAAAACCGCCAAATTTCGTTCCAACTGTACCCGCTTGCGCCCCACAGGGCTGCAGCCTAGGAGTTGTTCGCATAGCGGGAGCTTCTTTAGCTCGAAGAAGGCCTGATGACTCATCCACTCTCACTGCACAGCATGTAGTTTCGCTCGAGGCTGCATGGCACCTGTGGCAGTACGGAAACTactaccaccatcaccattACCTACTTGCTTGATCACCAATTCTCCGTCATCTCATGCACTCCATCCAGTAATGTTACTTCTACTTCAGGTTAGCTCAGATTCCATCCGAGACGGCATTCTCATTTGCCGGTAGAGACTTTTAAGGCTCTAGATTCTCGAACTTCATCTGTTCTGGCTAGGCCTGCTAGGCCTGCTATGCTTCCGTACTTCCCCGTTGGGCGTCTCTTCCTCAGCCAAGCCTTTCCTCTAACATATGATCGACCAATGACATCATTTGTGCATTGCGGAAGGAAATGATTTTGCTCCCGGTACATGTAGCACAAGTAGCAGGCAAGTAATAGTAGAAGCTATTGGCGGTCGTGGGAATCAATGATGGCGGATTTCATCGAGAAGGGTTCGACCTTCATCTTCTACAAAGCAGACTCAACCGTGTTGTTTGTGATGCACTTCGCTCATTTGagtttgtatgtatgtaggaTGACAATCCAGTTTGACGAGGTTGTATGCAACGATACAGACTTGAATCATCCTCATTCTTACTTTACTATCGCCACTTACATGGACCAAGGACTGAGCAGCGTGTCTTTCTCCAACAGAAAacgcatttttcattttccacaGACAACCCACATGTACATATTCTGCTACGTAAGGTAGTATGAATAGCGGCTGAAATGACTCACTTAAGAGGAATACCTACAGCATCCATGCCGAGTGGGTTTGTTAAAAAGAGtcgttttcattcaatttcctctCTCAACAGTCTCCATACGGAATACAgcaaaactttgaacaatgCGGAACATGTTCTTGGACAGtacgtccatccatccatccattcgtgCAATGGTTGGCTGTCTAACTGTGCTTCTATCCACTTAAAAAGACCAAGAGCGATTGTGGCTAAAGCCATTTGACGCACAAACAAGCTGTTTGATTCTCAGTAACAAACTGAGTCTAAAGACCAATTTCTGGAATTAGAACCTGCTCGTATTAGACAAGCTTGAAAGAATTTTATGAttgaatcaattgattcatCCTCGTGGGTTATGCGATTTGTTGCTAATTCGAAGAACAATACACCGTACTACATAAGCAATTCTTCCAATGGTGAATATTTCATTCTCACTTGACCTTGATCATGTAAAAAACGCAACTGGCTCGGTTGCCTGTTACACAAACTTGCTCAAACGTTCGAAACATAGAGACATGTATTCAAAATTCAGCCTTCGTTAATCGCATCTTCTCTTAGCGAATGATCCGATGAGCAAACTTACCCGTATGTTGTTGCAAATATGCCTTCAAGTCGTCTTCATCGAGACTCTCAACGGTCAGTTTGTTCGTGTCAATGTTCTTGGAGTTGTTATTCTCCCATCCCATTTGGTGTTGGCTGCCATCTGAGATGACCCTCAAGGCCATCCCATCCGAATCTGAATCCATTGGTTTGACGTTATTGCATCCCATGTCGACGGTAAAGTATTAGGATAAGGAGGAAAATAAACGCAACCACCTCTCCGTTTGTCACTCTCGATAATAAAATGAgacccaagaaaaaaaaccacaagaGTGCGTCGATGTCACGTGGGATAAGATCGACAGACCTTGATTTCTAAACGAATTACAGTGCCTTTTGTCTACTTGATCGAGGAAGGCCCAGTAGGAGTCATTGGGCCCATATGATCTTTTCCACCTGCTCTGGCTTGCATTATCATGCGAAGAGAGGAAGGGGACAGCCTTGGACGACAATGAATGACAGTATGGTACTTGAAACAGTCTGCAATGGCACATCCAGTTTTGGTTTGACATGCTAGCTAGTCCGGAAGTtgaaagaattaaaaaaaactatattCCATACAAAAgtgttgttttgaaaatcaatatcacCACAAAATAAAACCGAACACTCATCAAACCGCATTATTGAATGCTGGAAAAGTCCTGTAGCACCGTTTGAAGCTCCAGGTCATTAAGCACAATACTTTGCCTCGTATCATGAATTACACTTCTGACTAGGTTCGTGAAGAAACTGGAATGTCGTGGAGATTCTACATAATGCTCATACTGGTCCAGACCCTCCTGCAAAAATAGACAGCCCAAGGTTTTTCAGTGTTAGTATGAGAGTCTCAAAGCGTATTCCTCAACTTCAGTAAGGACTTACCTGAAGTTTCAGGGTGAGACTGTCATAGTTGGATTTAACTACCTCGAGAATCTGCTCTTCGGAAGGCGTGGACAATTGTTGCGAGGACAGCCAAGTATCAATTTTGGGATTGAAGTGAGCTATGATTGCTCGAACGTTGACAAGGGAGTTCGTAAGCCGCACAGCCGAATCCTTGTACTCACCTCCACTGGTGGAATGTCGCAGCGATATCGAGTATAGGGAATCGAATGTTTGATGGCAACGCACAATCTCGTAATAAAGCTCATCGTAACTACTTGGGGAAGGCAAGAACGTGTCACCATAAGTCACAAACAGGTTGAAGATCACCACCACTTGCAGGCCAACTgcaaatatattcattttcttgactAGGCTGGACTCATTGGAGCACACAAACTTCAATAAAGCGATCAACGACGTCCACAGCTCTTTCCACGGGTAGTGCAAGCGAACCCGGGACCGCTTTTGATAAGCCAATAAGCGGTGAATGACGGCTAGGCAGAGCAGGTACAACTCGTGAGGCAACCGCTTCATCATGTGTGAGCGAACAAATTCCACCATCAGATCGAGAACGGCCACAGCCAGACTCTTAGATGAGAAGTCCGTCTCCCAATTGACGGCCGTCTTCCGATGTCGCATAGGGGCACGATGTAGCTTGATCCGGAAGGACAGATTCGCGTCATGCATCAAAGCATTGGCATACTGGTCCTCGGTGATACACAACAGAATCAGAAAACTCAACTTGTTCGTGTTCTGAGAAGATTCCGTCTTGGTATCCTGCAACAATATCGACCCTGGGGGTCAGAAGCTCGTCGAGCTATGTGCGTGAGCATGCGTGGGCCCTTACCTGCATGACGATGGAACAATATTCCAAGAACGTGACCAACAAGTTGCTCGGAGCCGCATTGGCCGCAGCCACGGCTCCAGGCGTATTTAATGACGCTGACCCGGCCGGAATCATGGCCACAGTCTTCTCCTTCAATTGTGCGGGATTCTGCGATGGGCTTAGTTTGGGACTGGCCGCCTCGGTTTGGTACTCGGCTAACGTGGCGATGAAGTTTCGGTTTAAATGTACGGCTTGGTACAAAGCCAGGAGGACGGCATTGCGGGCCCGCATTTGCTCAATACGAGGACTGCCTTCGTCGGACACGAACATATTGCCCACCATGGACGTGATGGAGCTCAACCAGCCCGAGCTCACTTGATCTGAAAATGGGAGCATAGATGAAAGAGGCCGGCGAGGGCATGGGAATTTCGGAGAGTGGGCGTTTATACCTGAGAGTGAGGCCTCGTAACTTTGAGTGTACGTGATCAAACTGTTGGTAATGACATTAGCGTACCCATGAAGGGGCATCTCTTGGTCCAGAATGGATAACTTCACGCTGTACGGATTGGACGACTCATATTTCTTATACTGGATTAAGATAGTGAGCAGTAACACGGCCGAATGTCCGTGGCACACCCGGGACTCTGCAAGGATCAAGGCCATTCGATAAAAAGGGCACACCacctttttttcaacccaACCCAAGGGTGAGTGAGGTCAGGCGGGCTCACCGGCTTGAAACAATAGATGAATGAGGCTTTCATACACGCTGTTGACCATGACGTACTCCAGGAGCGCATTCTGGCCCACATTATCCATCCCCGTGGCCACAATGGTCAACAACTTGAGGCACAAATCCTTTAAACTGGCCGGTTCATCGCCCGTCAGAAAACTACAAGACAAGCAAGGGCNNNNNNNNNNNNNNNNNNNNNNNNNNNNNNNNNNNNNNNNNNNNNNNNNNNNNNNNNNNNNNNNNNNNNNNNNNNNNNNNNNNNNNNNNNNNNNNNNNNNNNNNNNNNNNNNNNNNNNNNNNNNNNNNNNNNNNNNNNNNNNNNNNNNNNNNNNNNNNNNNNNNNNNNNNNNNNNNNNNNNNNNNNNNNNNNNNNNNNNNNNNNNNNNNNNNNNNNNNNNNNNNNNNNNNNNNNNNNNNNNNNNNNNNNNNNNNNNNNNNNNNNNNNNNNNNNNNNNNNNNNNNNNNNNNNNNNNNNNNNNNNNNNNNNNNNNNNNNNNNNNNNNNNNNNNNNNNNNNNNNNNNNNNNNNNNNNNNNNNNNNNNNNNNNNNNNNNNNNNNNNNNNNNNNNNNNNNNNNNNNNNNNNNNNNNNNNNNNNNNNNNNNNNNNNNNNNNNNNNNNNNNNNNNNNNNNNNNNNNNNNNNNNNNNNNNNNNNNNNNNNNNNNNNNNNNNNNNNNNNNNNNNNNNNNNNNNNNNNNNNNNNNNNNNNNNNNNNNNNNNNNNNNNNNNNNNNNNNNNNNNNNNNNNNNNNNNNNNNNNNNNNNNNNNNNNNNNNNNNNNNNNNNNNNNNNNNNNNNNNNNNNNNNNNNNNNNNNNNNNNNNNNNNNNNNNNNNNNNNNNNNNNNNNNNNNNNNNNNNNNNNNNNNNNNNNNNNNNNNNNNNNNNNNNNNNNNNNNNNNNNNNNNNNNNNNNNNNNNNNNNNNNNNNNNNNNNNNNNNNNNNNNNNNNNNNNNNNNNNNNNNNNNNNNNNNNNNNNNNNNNNNNNNNNNNNNNNNNNNNNNNNNNNNNNNNNNNNNNNNNNNNNNNNNNNNNNNNNNNNNNNNNNNNNNNNNNNNNNNNNNNNNNNNNNNNNNNNNNNNNNNNNNNNNNNNNNNNNNNNNNNNNNNNNNNNNNNNNNNACCCAGCCCACACAGATAAGGCCAGGTTTATGCTAGATATATGGATAAACCCAGGGCGATATCCCATTCGGATAGGATAGCCCAGCaaggttttttgtttttttattgggACGTTTACTGAAACGGCTTATCTAGCGAtgtttcagagagctttcctgTCCACTATTCCATGGACATGTTTAGAATCAAAgactaaactctttggcacatttcattcaaaaactatcaattactcacccatgagccaaatatctgctttcTAAGTTTACGTCGTTCAATCTACTGGCCGGCTCCTCTGTGGCTCCTACTATCGCAGCGGCAAAGCTaaactcactctgataatcagttccgttgatttaacACGTTTATTGTACTTAGTTTTTTCAGGCAAATAACAAATACTGTTTGGGATgcaaagtgtgccaaagagtatATATTTCGATTCAAAACGATTACATTCATGGTGAAGGCcacggtagtgctaaaaagtgaaaacacacatgtaacggctcaagctagtctaagccgcctaagagtgcctgACCGGCCCTGCCACACAATTTGATCTCCCCGCGggaagtaaaaaatggaatcgtCTAACCTTGAAGGATCATGCCTCATTGAAGTACTCTTGAGTTTAATTCTCTTATCAAAATGGTACAATAATTGTTGATTTGCAAGCTTAATATGCCGGGATAt
This window harbors:
- the LOC131891015 gene encoding nucleolar and coiled-body phosphoprotein 1-like codes for the protein MEVKTDCVRPWHVYTFLFGVFWLLSGYFDNFIISFILCVIGGFVSEIINKSIPIQFRPLSPEQPEAPQVSSQSPPQEALLDSFYDKPLPPEPVIDETEEAILEDAAAPPQYQEVRSPSPMEEEDQQQQQQDEEESEHVPEPQIQSPTPIPVVESTPESEIRPSTPVEEAKHTPEPMIRPPSPIEVVEHLPERESPVEKEAEFFGSDPIPAEAEASLSALKEQFNAKDSPSESESDNEEVDPEPLTKPAEEESRGHYGHSAGLSLEPEPEKEPELEERFKDHNLLDDEIPKQPLSSPPEQEDVVIPVIEQQSESTEAQYGHQKDDAYSDIQHKTEETSAKSDPIDFDDDCMEDQEDLIRKKREVVEDDFEASFEKERTPPKSMSPEQESKTILEDMPHIPNRNSDTFEPNVMEQLKEEYTSNVEKAKEILPDSLVNPSDSPTKSRDSSDDEDKPEPETAKASEEPFSFSKIGDKLEEMKDDIMGHFTNKNDSDHEKDEGEKAEEKKPEEEKESEIKVDDLQPKSSSPTDPFQDLLEKKHDEHDLSVLEKKSPSPSPSQENLTMADARRSPLEPELSTSAQNQAQVMDLLDDAQKESMSPKSVSPIGNEMAQPDHSKEGLSVEDEDEISDPLEAQRKAYEQVARDQGGSDALVRPLDVLSVSTTDTNADDISHRAVFGDDQEHDADQLDEVLDRQEDNDQSSKDSGSETSDNLKMSPDESPKGIMGLGSQLANFANENIIEPVKDSIHPAPAKADTPPAIDIDLNDPLVEVAATKIQAAFKGYRTRSQMKMTT
- the LOC131891017 gene encoding armadillo-like helical domain-containing protein 3 (The sequence of the model RefSeq protein was modified relative to this genomic sequence to represent the inferred CDS: added 515 bases not found in genome assembly), with product MTTLPARSSPTTPTSPDGGPATGPTPSPILPQSLRKTHFKEKILQMYELLWKPEDPRHAQPAFWDEFFLLRPKIGPLEADLAKLSAEQLAGPAGARANIHTLWAECLANLAHHHPIRKVYALQTLCGLVKAALKRASGPTAASGPGLDPVALLMGVDQAEARMQKLIAHVNDFLTGDEPASLKDLCLKLLTIVATGMDNVGQNALLEYVMVNSVYESLIHLLFQAESRVCHGHSAVLLLTILIQYKKYESSNPYSVKLSILDQEMPLHGYANVITNSLITYTQSYEASLSDQVSSGWLSSITSMVGNMFVSDEGSPRIEQMRARNAVLLALYQAVHLNRNFIATLAEYQTEAASPKLSPSQNPAQLKEKTVAMIPAGSASLNTPGAVAAANAAPSNLLVTFLEYCSIVMQDTKTESSQNTNKLSFLILLCITEDQYANALMHDANLSFRIKLHRAPMRHRKTAVNWETDFSSKSLAVAVLDLMVEFVRSHMMKRLPHELYLLCLAVIHRLLAYQKRSRVRLHYPWKELWTSLIALLKFVCSNESSLVKKMNIFAVGLQVVVIFNLFVTYGDTFLPSPSSYDELYYEIVRCHQTFDSLYSISLRHSTSGGEYKDSAVRLTNSLVNVRAIIAHFNPKIDTWLSSQQLSTPSEEQILEVVKSNYDSLTLKLQEGLDQYEHYVESPRHSSFFTNLVRSVIHDTRQSIVLNDLELQTVLQDFSSIQ